In the genome of Falco naumanni isolate bFalNau1 chromosome 5, bFalNau1.pat, whole genome shotgun sequence, the window TGGAGACCTACTAGTAAAAATAGATATACACACATAGGTACCATGCAGATCCCCCTAGCAGCTGGGCTCAGATGCTTACTCAGTCTGCCCAGTCCAGACCCAGCCTCCCCAGTTGCTGTCACCTAGATGTACGAGTCTCTGAGGGTACAGCCTCCCTCCAGTTGCTGCTACAGactgtcacacacacacacagagcttgcCAGGACTCCCCTACTCCCCAGTAGCCTAGATCCCTCCCTTTCCTCACCTTTGGTTCCCTCCCTAAGCATCCCATAATAAGGTGCTGATGGGTACTGATGTGTCAGGTCCCTGATCTGCCATTGTCTCCATGTGCTCCTTTTGTGGGTGTGCAGATGAACTTTTATCACATAAACTAACCTTTTGTTATGATTTAATAGGGATTGATCCAGATCttcttatttttgaaaaactgaCATCCAAAGAGCCGAATACTCACACCTCACCAAGTGAATATGAAAGGCAAAATGGGACAAAGACCACCGAGTGGGAAAAATGCCAGCATCATAATGCCACATCAAGTTCTCTTCTGCTCCAAGCTCCATCTTCTACCACTCGCCATGGCTTAACAGCAAACACTTACACCTCCAGCACAAGCCTGATGGTCCAAAAAACTGAAGTTACTACTTATTCCAGGGCAGAAACTTTTTCACCAACTGATCATTTTGCTAAGGGAACAAGCACAACTTTGGTAAGGACTAGGTCAATCACCAGCTCAGACAAGCAGACTGCATACTCAACTTTGATACCCAAGTCTGCCGAGGTATTATCCCACATGCCCACTCCTCCTCGTCTGAACGGCAGTAAGCAACACTTAAATGAAACCAAAGGCTACAGCGGTAGGAACTATACTTCAGATAACGATGCACCTGCTTGGGAAGCTGCACCTTTGGGTGTCTGGTTGATTCCCAttgttctctgctcttctctcatCTTCCTTTGCTGTTGCACCGTTGCTTTCACAGCAGGGCGCTGCAGCAATAGGAGGGGTCAGTATAAGCCCATAAGGAGAAGAACCACCATGTTGCGACACTTCATAAAATATACTGCTGTCAAAGGtaatttgtaaaatactgtCATCATCCTTGTTTTGGAACAAATAGcttcttaaaaattaactgtacATACCAGcttgtttcttttacagaaccaaagataattttttttcactgatggTTTCAGAacctttcagttcttttaattcttgacagctgaaaaacaatTCCCATCTCTTTGGGTAAGAAGTACACACTCCTAGCTCCTGCTGCATGCTCAGAGGTGTTCAAGCACATTTTAGTTCATAATCTGCCCCAGACTAATGCCTAACAAACATACACTTTCCTTAACTTAGAGCAGATTCACTGCAGCTGTACCCATCCTCTCCTGACTTCGAACTAACCTAAGAAAATTAAGTGTAGGTGTAATCAGCAAAACTGACCGAAGTTTTATACTATCACAAAATCGTTTAACTCTAATCATCCTTTAATTGCCTCAGATCTCACTGTTTCTATAAAACCTATTTTTCTTCAACTAAGTTCTGtatctcccttttcctccaaTTATCCCTAATACTGAGACAAAACAATTTAGCCAGCACtttttacttcaaataaaaacattcaaaagaTCGCAAGTCCCCAAACCTACTGAATTCCATTAACTCATACCCAAATATCTGAACATTCAATCTTTACGCTTTGCTTTTACCCCACTTCTCACTGTACTCTTCTGGTAACAATCacttcaaatgtttttcaggCCCCTCCAGAAGCACCTTCagacttcagctgcttttgtaaAGTCACTTGCTCTATATTGACACTGACAAATCTATTCTGTTATTGGCTaaggaaaatacaaatgcagCTAATATTTGTTCATGCCTTGCAATTAGCATCACTCTGTGCTGTCCGCTTTGACTTGCTTTTTCCTAACCTACTCATATTTATCATTTACAtcattagctttttaaaatagtgacAGCCATTTAATGTATGTTGCACAGGAATACACAAAAAGGGTTTTGAAAGCTCTGTAAGCTAGCTTTATAATAAaaccctttttttgtttcctcatcCTGTATACTCTTATTCATAAAAGTGCTCCTCCTGAATATAAATCAAGTGACTAGATCAACAAAGTAGCAAGGTATTTCCTTGCCTTACCTTGCTCAGGAAGTTTGCTtagcaaagcaaacatttccaaCAGTACCAGGAttgttcttcctcttttaaACTTGTTGATGTCTCAGTTTCTCACTTTCTTCATTGCTGTAAGAAGTTTCTATTTCCCACACAAGTGTAAATGTtataaaaggaaacaataaaaaaataaaactgattgtCATGTCTATGTggcaggaaattattttaaaactagtaAGATCCATGCAGTGTTCAAAGACTACAGTGATGAGGTTGTAAGGCCACATGAATATCTAATTACAGTTGAGCAGGTtggtttcagaggaaaagagctctctaaaattatatttaaccCACATTGATCAGCACCGTAGCTCAGAAAACTGAACTTTAACACCCCCCCTTGTTTATAGTATTTGATTGACCTTGTATGCTAATTTGTATGTAATAGAAGACCAACTGACACAAGGTAACACTTTAGAAGAGTGGGGTTATTTTATCAGTTGAAATTACACAAAAGAAATTCCTTCTATTTTAGCTGGAAAAATTAGCATTAGGTATGCTTTGTTTTTAAGGGCAGTTCTATGCTTATATGTGAAGTGATACAAATTCCAGAGATTTACTCACTGCACGAAGTACTTTAAATCTAAACAAGCCAAATTCTATCATCAAATTGCATTCTCCCAATTAATCATGTGGCTGAATCTAGCACACACAGTTTAACTGTCACTAAAAATTTCAACTAAGAATGACGAGACCCCAACGGCTCTTCTGCGTTAGAGGAAGTTGGCAGGTATTCTTCTCCAGGTTTTtaacatgaaaaggaaaggaactaGGAGAAAGGAACCAAGATACACTATATTGTATCAGAGGATGAATGTGGTGATATTGTAAATTAATGTATGTCTCATGTGATGTGCTCATCATCTTAGGGTAATCTTCATGGATCTGCCTCCAGAATGGAAAAGTCTAGGGTCTAGCATTTCATTAGGAAACAAAGGCACATGTATATCAGAGGAGGAACTCAGTTCCTCAACCTGTAGATGACTGTGACGCGCTTTACATCCTTTCTCCACATACACTGCAAATGGTGATGTGCACTGAGACTGTCAGTACGCTCTTTTTTAGACTAGAAGCTGCAGAACATGTGGATTGTCTTTGTACAGTACTGTACCAACCATTGTCTGTCAAATTGTGAAGGAAATGTTCATGGCCAAGTGAGCCACCCTTCTGTTCAAGGCACATGCAAGCACAACTCCATTTATAAAGTCtttaccagaaaataaaaagtttgcaAGTTCACGTTCTGATCTCTACCACAAATAACATACAGATTCTTCACAATTATGACAATCAAATCAAATACATAAACCAAACTCATTAACCACATGCTCCAAGTCAAAGTTGTGGTACTTTTCCTCTCACTCATATTGACAACAGGCACATTTTGTCATAGGATTCTCCCACAAAACACTAGCTAGCATTGTTGTGTCAATTTGCAattaaagtgctttttaaattattttttttcccaataatttttaaagtcgTGTAgtcaagaaaaacacattttaaaaccaacTTACACTTAAAATGTAAAGATATATCAAAAGCCAATCTAAAATCCAGCTAGTTACCTGACTGCTTGTCTACTTACTACTACATGAATAAACATCCCATGTAATGCAGTAATACAGAAGTGTCTTATGAAATTGTCTCATTGTTTGCAATGGTCAAAACTATCAATGCCGTAAAGTGTAAGTTTGCTGCCAAAGAAAAGCTCAGCTAAAAACGCACTTTGAAGAACATTGCATTTTTTATATGACAAAGAGCTAAAAAGCCTAAAACTAAActcagaaaaatgctttacatgAGAACTAGATCTGCGCTCTGTGATGcctttcttcaggctgaacagaGCCATTAAAATTCTGCTTGTGTTCACTTTATAGACTCAATTGCACCCAAGGAGATGTTACTTGAGAAAGTAAGGCATTTCAAACTGCACAAACTTTCAAGACCCTGCAGCAGTGAATTCCAAATATAGTTTCTCCTGAAAATCAGAGCATACTAAAGTTATTATTGCTACATAACTGCATATAGTTTTTAGGATACAGAATTCACATGCAGGCAGCTCAGTCCAATTCAGGtagaaaaattatgttctgtTTGCATAAAAATTGCCCCATAGTTTCAGCTGGATAacatgtttcagttttcttggcCTAGGGTTTTGCCAGGCATTGCTGAATATTGGTTATCTGCAATTACAGAAGGATCCACATTGTGTGTTACAGTTAGTTGTTTCatactgtcctttttttttatttgaatataaatttattttgtagttttaaGACATGATAGtgcacagcagctccttctccctgcttctcATAGTTAAGGTCTGCAGAACTTTTTAACAGTTTGAGGCAGCCACATTGTAACACAATGCCCTTTATACATTAATTTATCATACTGAGAACAACGCATTTTTGATTTAACTTAATATTTAATCATGCACATAAAATAGGGGAAGATGCTTAAAtctgtaatatatatatatatttctaatcTACTGTTGAACTTGAAGCCACAGAAGCAAGATCATTGTATGTCTAAGGCAACAAAGCTCTTGCAGTATCAACACTGGAAACATTcaagacaggaaacagaagtAAACGTGAACACAGGACATCCCCGCTCTCTTCTTCCTGTACCATCAAGATATTACTGTTCTCAGATAAATATTATGCAATTCAACTGAAAACTGACAGGTCCTAACATACTGCAATACCTTCATTATACAAGCCTTGCACTAATTTCATTGTCCTCAAGTCCTTAGTATCCATTCTTATCCTGACTTTTCCTGTTCAGGCTGGGCTGCTACCTAAATGTCCCACAAAACACCTGCTGATggtctgcagtgctgcaaaCTCAGTAGTGTTTGGCCTGCTCCAGCTTGTTTAAGTCTTCTTCTGCTATAAGTGATCCTCCACGGCAGCTTGATTcaagaacaaagaagaaaagctatttttaaggGACGGATACTAATagatttttgttaaaaaaggaaatcaacTACTGAAAAAGCTAAAGCTTGCTATTCTTACACCAAGGATGACATATACCTACAAATGCAAAGACTAGCAAAGAAATTCTTTCACTAGACGGGATACACTCCAACATGCCAGAAACACAAATCTCTGCAAGAAGGCATTAGTTTTAAATAGAAATCACAGGTAATAACTATTTGCCTTCAAACAGGTGGTTTTCTCACCTCCTTTACAAAAGTAGCTTCTATCTGATTGATCAGCTGTGTGATCTGCAGCAAGTCACAGTCATCCCTGGTGTCCATAGTTTCATCGTCACCAGATTAGTGCCTGCATAGTCACTTAATAGCACCTtgatgcttttctgaaacttgCCCTCAATATTACGTTCTGTAGAATCATACAATCTATACTCACCAgaagaagaactgaaaaaacgTATCTGTCCCATGCACAAATGCTTCTAGGGCACAATGGAATGACTCGGATATATAATGAGATCATGCTCTAGTCTTGGTTTGTTGtcatacagagaaaaaaataggcaGGAAAAGGGTTATATAAAGCACAGTAGGACTCTTTTATTATACACTAGGAGGGtcacaacaaaataaatacatacattttaagtataagggaaaacaagaaatggGTAGAAAGATGGTCTGTCCAGACAGCACATCCCTTTTTAGGCAACTGTCCCTTTATCCCCTACCTGTGCTTGTAGCAATGCTATGCatgaaaacaaggcaaaaagtGTCAGCTGTGGTCAGGAGTATAAACTAGTTCCCTGAAGACCATGAGATTATCTGTAGGGGTTTACCAACTCTTCACAGCCAGCCAATCACATTCAGGTCTCAGGGAAGCTTAGTGAAGTTACAAGTAGTTGTAACATCTGCTATCCTTGCCAAAGACTGAATTATGTCTTTGTACAGGCCTTCTTGTCTAATCTGAGCATAAGGTTATGCTCAGTGTCCAAAGCCCTTCTTTAAAGGGCAGAAGTGTGGTAGAACACAGACAACCTCAAGAAACTATTTCAGCGACATCTTGAACATTTCACTGCACAACTTCTAGCACACTCTTTACTAAACGCATCTTATGCCAGCGATTCCAGTAGTTTCtagatgcaaaaaaaatattagctgGAGTACTGACAAAACAAGTTCTTTCCCAGTTTCACCAAGCGCTAGATCCCAACCTTTCTTTGGAACATTTATATGGGAGATAAAAGAAAGGTTAGTCTCCTCAACAGCACCAGCGAAACTATGCGTCACAACTACTCCACATGGCCAAGAACTTAATTCATGtgagtttttttccattggagACAGCTTATTTTTCCTTGCCATAAGGAACTTACTTTTCCAGTTTGTGGGGGCAAGTGTTTGGATTTTAAATGAGACATCTGCTACTTGGAGGTTAGAACGGTGACCACAAAGAAGCGCAAGTTTCAATTTGTGATGGACAGGGTTGCCTGAGGTCAGGGCTGTCATGAACTAGGTCCATGTTCCTCTTGGCCAGTAAATACCAGTAGAATTACCTATGGAGACAGCCAATACCTCTAGATATTATGTGTGGGTTTTTGCACCTCTTCCGCTTTGTATTTATGCACAGGGGGGGCTTAGCCTGTTTCTTAGTTTAAATGTTATCTATGTTTCTATTTAGAAGTAACATAAGCACTTCCATGTAATAAGAATGTGCATACACATAGGTACGCAGAGAGGGATACAGACCTTAGAGTCATGCATTTACATTATAACACACATGGATACATTAATAAGTGACCGTTGCTAAGGGCACACTTATTCCTGTGTTGTAGAGTTACTTAACCTGTAAATCTATTACTAACTCTTGACAGTTAAACTTCAGTGCAGGTTTCCAGTGAGATGGTCTGCAAAAGTACTACATAGGAAAATAAAGACGTGTAGTTTAGTCCATAAAAAAACACGTGCTGTATTATACATCACCAAGGTTGGGAAGAGTCCCTCTGGAGATAAGGTCCCGGTGTTCTAGGTATTCTACATAATCACAGAGAAATACTGCCACCCTCAAACATGAACAGTTTAGagggagaacagaaaaacagaaagagaaataccCAAGATGACAAAAAGCTCAAAACACCATCCAGGCTACCTTTGATCCAGTCCGCTGCATTATGCAAGTTCTGTACTGTAACATATAAACCATTAGTAAAAATCACAAGTGTAACTCTGAATTTTATATTGCCTTTGACTCTAGCAGCTTGACTGGGCACTTACAGGATTATaaaggtttttaattttgttcacaTTGTTCTTAGCAAGGAGAGGAACTGAAGATGACACTGAAAACCAGGGTTGGAGGTCAATCTTGTAGATTCCTAAAGCCAGCTGGCCAAGTGTTCTATAGCCATACAGTCATTAAGCCAGATATAATTGTCAAAGGCACCAGTTTGCCAGTCAATTTCTGATGGTAAGTGTTGGATATGGCTAGGGAACACAGTGAATTAGTTCCAGTATTATACCAGCAGGTTATATCtggtatatatatatctatataataCAGGTTTAATCTATTGTTGGTAGAGACATTTGAGTGTCCCGGCACTCAGGAGATGGCCGCCTTTTACTCTGCCTGTATTTCTTGAACATTCACAGAACGTACACAAAAGCTAGGCTTGAACACTTCTGAGGAAACTCTAGAAGCCTATGCATTTTAGGTTTTCAATAAATTAGCTGTGAAGCTAATGAAATGCTAATACAAtcaactgaaaaatcaatttcccttgctgtgctgttttttcTACTAGCCATTCTTAGTAAAGTCAAATTGTTATTATAAACTACAACTTTCACACAGAATTCTGCCTAGGTCCGTTTAAATTTGtgaagagcaaaggaaaactgaatCGCCCTCTGTTGCTCATATGCCCTGTGTATGTAAGGACAATTTTAtgcaggaaagcaaacttctggagttttgggtttttgaaaacatttaaggACATTACTCATAACAGTCTTGTGCAAGACATGTCACAGCAAAACCTAAGTCAGTTAGTTACATGTGCTTACTAGTAACATCAGTCCCTATGCAAGCACTGACAAAGCCAATCAAGGAAACAAATTTCTCTTGTGCACATAGTAGAACCAAACCACCTTTGGAATAAAGCCAGGCACAACTCCACCACCCATGCCATTCTCCGAGTTAAACTGTAGTTACTTCCTCAGTAATTTTGGTTTCATGGCTCTTTAAAAAAGATCAGGAATTACACAGATAGAGTATTTCAaatgagaattttaaatttacctTCGTTATCCCTGAATAAAGGAACAACCTGATAACAACTAAAACTTCCCCCATATTAAACTTCTACTAAAACTTCACACTTACACAAATCTAAAAGGAAGGACCACAAAATAACCAACTTGGTAAGTGCAAAATTGGAAttacagggaaagcattttcagTCTTGGCTATGGCTCTCACAAATTCTCATAAGGAGTACAAAGCTGCATCAAACTCACTCTCCTGACATATGAAAACAATCTCTAAGAAGAATCCTTCCAAAATTGAGTGTTTTGGAAATGCAAATACACAGTCTTTGGCTGtacataaacacaaaacaatGAGAAACCCTAGAGTAGTGAGTAAGTCGAGCCACACAGAACACTCTGCAGAAATCAATTCCCTTCAGTTTTCAATGTCCTTATTCTTATGCTGTTTCCTCTCAACGATTTGCTGGCAGGGCCACATGTcacctattttttttatagGTGTGCAGAATCCTTACATCTGATGAATAACTCCCTCTGCCCCTTCTAGAAGATGAAGGCAACTCTCTCTAAGCTGAAGTGTTAGAAAAGCCAGGAAGGTATAATAAAAGCAAGAATAGCTATTTATGTCCTTTCAAGATAATATTTAAAGGTTGGGGGTTTTTCTTAAACCATGAGAGGGCAATAAAAGTTGTGTGCAATTCCAGTGTTTTAAATCAATTCCtttcaaatacaaattacaaaatataaGGTAAACATCCATTTAACTTCTTTCTCTGAGCTTCACAGCAGTAAACTGGATgctacaaatacttttttttctaacttgaaAAGCCAGAGTACATTCAAGAGAACACTCAGCAAGCCTCATGGTACCAAGACTCAGTCCATTGTTATTTAAGCTATATATGCGTCTCACTGCTCACCAGCTCTCACTTTCAGCAACTCTCATTGTTCCTCCTTTCCCATGTACTTTAGTACCCTGTCAATAACTGCTAGTTCACCTTCCCACTACCATCCCACTTTCTACCTTATTTTATTCCACCATTTTAGAGACAGGTATTTTTACTTAGGGTATTTGTTAGGCCTCATGATGACAACTGGGAGAGTCTCATACTGTTCAGTGTGCTTCAACACTTATCTAAAAGTTAAACTACTTAAGCAACACTTACTTCATTTTACACACAGAGTTCATATAGAGAAAAATCCAAGTGACATCTGAAAAGCATTAAGAAACTTTAGAGCGCTTGCCATTCAGGCCCTTAATTAACACAACTGGGAGCTTAAGTAATTTCATTGGTTTTGACACTGTTGCTCTAAATTATATGCTGAAAGAAGTTGTGTGAGAAGTCAGAATGTGATTAAGCAGAGGACTGAACCAGGATCTCCCAAGCTAAGAAAGCACAGAATAGAATGTCCAAGTCACTCGTATGACTCAAAACGTACTTTATTCGAAGAACAGTATTAATGGACAGGGAAATTATGTTTACAAGAAAATCCAGAGgtaaacaaaaatgtgattGCTATTGAAATTAACTCATCATCAAGTTTCATACTTTTGGTTAAAGTTCTGAATAATTATACATCAGTATCATACAGAAATATTAACACAATAGTTTAATATTTCCATAATAATTGGGTGTACCTGCAGAGCCTGCTCTCATGGTAATGCTTGTATATTCAATAGTTTCTTCACGGATTCCTTATACTGAGACATGttatcttctgtttcttcatttttaagtgcAGTTACAGAGTTTCTGTAATTCTTAACCACTTCAGATGCAAGCAGCTCTTCCTCAGTTACATTACTGTCATTCTCCGAGGCTTTTATTCGAAGTAGTGTATCCAAGGCATTTTTCTGAGAACAGCTATTTTCCCATATATATTCTTCCATATCTTCCTCAGTCTTCTCGCTCTCCCATatctcagttttctgaaagaaaacatacataGTCTGGAAAACCGCTCAAGACTGAAACAAAACTACAGTAATATGAAGAAACTTGTCTCCCATACCAATTAACTTTAACAATTACAATCATCGTGGAAGATATTTCCCCTCCTCTAAAGTACAAGGCTTGTAACTCAAGCCTCAGAGTTCAAAAGGTGCCTGTACGCCATATATTTTCTGTGCAGAATGAgtttccttcctcccacttACCAAGTTCTTTGGGTATCTGGCAGATATAACTAGGCAAATCAGAATGGGAAAAAAGCTTATAGACTAAACACAATGAATAACAAAAAGCCTTGTAAAAGTAGTCATTTTAAATAACCCTAAATGCTCAAGCTTTGGAAGTAGTGACCTAGCTATTATGTCCCTAGCATATGATTTTGGTATGTTTACATTGGCTGAAAGACACAAAGTGAGACAGCTTATACCAAGTAACCTATGAGAGACAACAATCCTTCACCATTTGGGAAATGTTGTGTGACTCATAAGGAAAAGCACCATCAATTAATCCATTCCCTCTTCCTGCAAAACAAATTGCTCCTCAAAAGAATCTCTATCCATAAAGTGCTAATTTTTACCTAATTAGCGTTGCAGGATTAGATAGGATCAGAAGTTGAACACAGACAGAAGACATCATCCCAGTGCCTGTAAACACCTGGCTTGTGCAGTTGTTTATAAATTTTCTCTTTGAACATTTCCCTGATTCAGCAGGCCTTCCTCTAGCTTCACAGACTGTTTAAGGGATATTTCAAATGTTATAACCTGGTATTTTTATAGATGTAATTTTTATTGTACTCTGGTAAATACATATGCTTTGTAGATATATCTGTGGTTTTACACACAAAcaaacatgcaaataaatataCAAACTACAATAGA includes:
- the MANSC4 gene encoding MANSC domain-containing protein 4 is translated as MVLLAAIAEVLLVLGLAMESDSLCSPTTFYKNCWIRRFPGLLIDLQESQKRGAQVLKIYAEVSPQQCSRTCCLLRNVSCNLAVFYHGAINENMNCLHVSCPALESCILKARINVILYNITKGIDPDLLIFEKLTSKEPNTHTSPSEYERQNGTKTTEWEKCQHHNATSSSLLLQAPSSTTRHGLTANTYTSSTSLMVQKTEVTTYSRAETFSPTDHFAKGTSTTLVRTRSITSSDKQTAYSTLIPKSAEVLSHMPTPPRLNGSKQHLNETKGYSGRNYTSDNDAPAWEAAPLGVWLIPIVLCSSLIFLCCCTVAFTAGRCSNRRGQYKPIRRRTTMLRHFIKYTAVKGNL